From the genome of Wolbachia endosymbiont (group B) of Parapoynx stratiotata, one region includes:
- a CDS encoding L-threonylcarbamoyladenylate synthase, translated as MVFEVINAIQNNLLACFPTETVYALACNALDNGSIEKIYRIKKRSQNKPLSIFVSDVDSLTNIAKVKEEYIDLINYFSPGPMTYILPLQDNSILPNEFFKDSIGIRIPDHPIAISILNELKTPVVATSINISGEKSICKARDIPQSIKQHLSAVIEDDELVSGIESTIIDLTGDKIKVLRKGKISLQTINNEFSN; from the coding sequence ATGGTATTTGAAGTAATAAACGCAATACAAAATAATTTGTTAGCATGCTTTCCAACAGAAACAGTATATGCTCTTGCTTGTAATGCGCTAGATAATGGATCTATAGAAAAAATATACCGGATAAAGAAGCGTTCTCAAAACAAGCCACTCTCTATATTTGTTAGTGATGTTGATAGTTTGACAAATATAGCAAAGGTAAAAGAAGAATATATCGATTTAATAAACTATTTTTCTCCTGGACCAATGACCTATATTTTACCACTTCAAGATAACAGTATATTACCAAATGAGTTCTTTAAAGATAGTATAGGCATAAGAATTCCTGATCATCCTATTGCGATTTCAATATTAAATGAACTGAAAACTCCAGTAGTTGCAACTAGTATTAACATTTCAGGAGAAAAAAGTATATGCAAAGCAAGAGATATACCTCAGTCTATTAAGCAACACTTATCTGCAGTAATTGAAGATGATGAATTAGTTTCTGGTATAGAATCTACTATTATTGACTTAACTGGAGACAAGATTAAGGTTTTAAGAAAAGGTAAAATTTCATTACAAACAATAAATAACGAATTTTCAAACTAA
- a CDS encoding IS256 family transposase, producing MGQANRTTGLVDYKELETNILSSIREGRPLTGRDGALTPFIKRLLEASLEGEIESHMSAKSEENNRRNGRNAKTLRTSSGSFELLTPRDREGSFEPQIVKKRQTSLHPELEAKVLSTYASGMGYRDIASHVEEIYDHKISAAEISSITDKLLPVINEWRSRPLQSVYPIVFMDGMFFKVKEDGHCISKCMYNILGINQNGRKEVLGFYLAESEGANFWLGVLNDLKERGVEDILIACIDGLKSFPAAINSVFPKAEVQLCIVHQIRNSLKYVSSKDVKVFMNDLKKIYRASSKEIAENYLLELEEKWGEKYPLVIKSWQNNWENLSSYFKYSGQVRKLIYTTNPIEGLHRQIRKFTKTKGSFTSTNALYKQVYCAIKKVEQKWIMALPNWALTMSQLDIFFPDRLKIELN from the coding sequence ATGGGTCAAGCAAATAGAACTACTGGTTTGGTAGATTATAAAGAATTAGAAACAAATATCCTGTCATCTATACGAGAAGGAAGACCATTGACAGGAAGAGATGGAGCATTAACACCGTTTATAAAAAGGTTGCTAGAGGCAAGTCTGGAAGGTGAAATAGAAAGCCACATGTCAGCTAAAAGTGAAGAAAATAACCGAAGAAATGGAAGGAATGCAAAAACTTTACGTACAAGTTCAGGCTCATTTGAACTATTAACACCAAGAGACAGAGAAGGAAGCTTTGAACCGCAAATAGTCAAAAAAAGGCAAACAAGCCTACATCCAGAACTTGAAGCAAAGGTCTTAAGCACATATGCCAGTGGCATGGGATACAGAGATATAGCTTCACATGTTGAGGAAATATATGACCACAAAATATCAGCAGCAGAGATATCCAGTATTACTGATAAACTGCTACCAGTAATCAATGAATGGCGCAGCCGCCCACTGCAATCAGTGTATCCAATAGTGTTTATGGATGGCATGTTCTTTAAGGTCAAGGAGGACGGACATTGTATAAGTAAATGCATGTATAATATATTGGGCATAAATCAAAATGGCAGAAAAGAAGTATTAGGTTTTTATTTGGCTGAAAGTGAAGGAGCTAACTTCTGGTTGGGAGTTCTAAATGACCTAAAAGAGCGAGGAGTAGAAGATATTCTAATTGCCTGCATTGATGGGCTAAAAAGCTTTCCTGCGGCTATAAATAGTGTGTTTCCTAAGGCAGAAGTACAGCTATGTATAGTGCATCAGATAAGGAATTCACTGAAATATGTATCTAGCAAAGATGTAAAAGTTTTCATGAATGATTTGAAAAAAATATATCGTGCTTCAAGTAAAGAGATCGCTGAGAATTATCTGCTTGAGCTGGAAGAAAAATGGGGAGAGAAGTATCCTTTAGTTATAAAATCCTGGCAGAACAATTGGGAAAACTTATCCAGTTATTTTAAGTATTCTGGGCAAGTTAGGAAGCTGATTTACACCACCAATCCAATTGAGGGGTTGCATAGACAAATCAGGAAATTTACTAAAACTAAGGGTTCATTTACTAGTACAAATGCCTTGTACAAACAGGTATATTGTGCTATAAAAAAGGTAGAGCAAAAGTGGATTATGGCTCTCCCTAATTGGGCTTTAACTATGTCTCAACTTGATATTTTCTTTCCAGATAGATTGAAAATTGAGTTGAACTAA
- a CDS encoding Rpn family recombination-promoting nuclease/putative transposase gives MALSKFLDPKNDIAFRRIFGTEKNKDILIHFLNDILSFTGKNAIQDIEFLSTIQDPEIAAKKQSIVDVLCKDSTGVQWIIEMQVAKTKGFEKRAQYYAAKAYSRQADKGDQYHDLKEIIFIAIADCILFPDKSEYKSKHTIRDEDTNEHDLKDFYFVFIELPKFSKTKEDQLSNIVEKWVYFFKYADETSEEELERIIGSDVIIKKAYEELNRFNWSEKEFIAYEQESKRICDEQAVLAQKLDDAKEEGIKIGEEKGKIEGKIEGKIEGKIEGKIEGKIEGKIEGKIEGKIEGKIEVAKAMLTNNVDINTIVKCTGLSVDEVQELIQVEEK, from the coding sequence ATGGCTTTATCTAAATTTCTCGACCCCAAGAACGATATTGCATTTCGCCGTATCTTTGGTACTGAAAAGAATAAAGACATCCTCATTCACTTCCTCAATGATATTTTGAGCTTTACTGGCAAAAATGCAATACAGGATATAGAGTTTTTAAGTACTATTCAAGATCCTGAAATTGCCGCTAAAAAGCAAAGTATTGTTGATGTGCTATGTAAAGATTCAACAGGAGTGCAATGGATAATTGAGATGCAGGTCGCTAAAACCAAAGGCTTTGAAAAACGTGCCCAATATTACGCTGCTAAAGCCTATTCAAGACAAGCAGATAAAGGTGATCAATACCATGACCTTAAGGAAATTATCTTTATTGCTATAGCAGATTGTATACTGTTTCCTGATAAGTCCGAGTATAAATCAAAGCACACTATTCGCGATGAAGATACTAATGAACATGATCTAAAAGATTTTTATTTTGTATTTATTGAATTGCCTAAATTTTCCAAAACTAAAGAAGATCAGCTTTCAAATATAGTTGAGAAGTGGGTGTATTTTTTTAAGTACGCTGATGAAACAAGTGAAGAAGAATTGGAAAGAATAATAGGAAGTGACGTAATAATCAAAAAAGCGTATGAAGAGCTAAACAGGTTTAACTGGTCAGAAAAAGAGTTTATAGCATATGAACAGGAGAGCAAGCGTATTTGTGATGAACAGGCTGTCCTTGCTCAAAAACTTGATGATGCTAAAGAGGAAGGAATCAAAATTGGTGAAGAGAAAGGAAAGATTGAAGGAAAGATTGAAGGAAAGATTGAAGGAAAGATTGAAGGAAAGATTGAAGGAAAGATTGAAGGAAAGATTGAAGGAAAGATTGAAGGAAAGATTGAAGGAAAGATTGAAGTTGCAAAAGCGATGTTGACTAATAATGTTGATATTAACACTATTGTCAAGTGTACAGGTCTTTCTGTCGATGAAGTTCAAGAATTAATTCAAGTTGAAGAGAAATAA
- a CDS encoding phage major tail tube protein, protein MLPKILRNFNVFVDGRGYAGRIDEITLPKLTIKTEEYRAGGMDIPINIDMGMEKLEADFTLSEYDTELFRLFGLINGNSVSLTLRGGMQGSGSNEVEGVIINLRGIFKEFDFGSWKPAEKATLKCTVAAHYYKLTIGGNELIEIDAENMIRKINGVDQMALLQTILGI, encoded by the coding sequence GTGTTACCGAAAATACTGAGAAATTTTAACGTATTTGTTGATGGTCGTGGTTATGCTGGTCGTATCGATGAGATCACTCTGCCAAAACTCACCATTAAAACAGAGGAATATAGAGCTGGTGGTATGGATATTCCAATAAATATTGATATGGGCATGGAGAAACTGGAAGCAGATTTCACTCTTTCTGAATATGATACAGAGCTCTTTCGGCTATTTGGGTTGATAAATGGAAACTCTGTATCTTTAACTCTTCGTGGTGGAATGCAAGGAAGTGGAAGTAATGAAGTTGAAGGAGTTATTATCAACCTTAGGGGCATATTTAAAGAATTTGATTTTGGTAGTTGGAAACCTGCTGAAAAAGCAACGCTGAAGTGTACTGTAGCTGCCCATTACTATAAACTTACTATAGGTGGTAATGAATTAATAGAAATCGATGCTGAAAATATGATCCGTAAGATTAACGGTGTTGATCAAATGGCTTTGTTGCAAACGATTCTAGGGATTTAA
- a CDS encoding IS256 family transposase produces the protein MGQANRTTGLVDYKELETNILSSIREGRPLTGRDGALTPFIKRLLEASLEGEIESHMSAKSEENNRRNGRNAKTLRTSSGSFELLTPRDREGSFEPQIVKKRQTSLHPELEAKVLSTYASGMGYRDIASHVEEIYDHKISAAEISSITDKLLPVINEWRSRPLQSVYPIVFMDGMFFKVKEDGHCISKCMYNILGINQNGRKEVLGFYLAESEGANFWLGVLNDLKERGVEDILIACIDGLKSFPAAINSVFPKAEVQLCIVHQIRNSLKYVSSKDVKVFMNDLKKIYRASSKEIAENYLLELEEKWGEKYPLVIKSWQNNWENLSSYFKYSGQVRKLIYTTNPIEGLHRQIRKFTKTKGSFTSTNALYKQVYCAIKKVEQKWIMALPNWALTISQLDIFFPDRLKIELN, from the coding sequence ATGGGTCAAGCAAATAGAACTACTGGTTTGGTAGATTATAAAGAATTAGAAACAAATATCCTGTCATCTATACGAGAAGGAAGACCATTGACAGGAAGAGATGGAGCATTAACACCGTTTATAAAAAGGTTGCTAGAGGCAAGTCTGGAAGGTGAAATAGAAAGCCACATGTCAGCTAAAAGTGAAGAAAATAACCGAAGAAATGGAAGGAATGCAAAAACTTTACGTACAAGTTCAGGCTCATTTGAACTATTAACACCAAGAGACAGAGAAGGAAGCTTTGAACCGCAAATAGTCAAAAAAAGGCAAACAAGCCTACATCCAGAACTTGAAGCAAAGGTCTTAAGCACATATGCCAGTGGCATGGGATACAGAGATATAGCTTCACATGTTGAGGAAATATATGACCACAAAATATCAGCAGCAGAGATATCCAGTATTACTGATAAACTGCTACCAGTAATCAATGAATGGCGCAGCCGCCCACTGCAATCAGTGTATCCAATAGTGTTTATGGATGGCATGTTCTTTAAGGTCAAGGAGGACGGACATTGTATAAGTAAATGCATGTATAATATATTGGGCATAAATCAAAATGGCAGAAAAGAAGTATTAGGTTTTTATTTGGCTGAAAGTGAAGGAGCTAACTTCTGGTTGGGAGTTCTAAATGACCTAAAAGAGCGAGGAGTAGAAGATATTCTAATTGCCTGCATTGATGGGCTAAAAAGCTTTCCTGCGGCTATAAATAGTGTGTTTCCTAAGGCAGAAGTACAGCTATGTATAGTGCATCAGATAAGGAATTCACTGAAATATGTATCTAGCAAAGATGTAAAAGTTTTCATGAATGATTTGAAAAAAATATATCGTGCTTCAAGTAAAGAGATCGCTGAGAATTATCTGCTTGAGCTGGAAGAAAAATGGGGAGAGAAGTATCCTTTAGTTATAAAATCCTGGCAGAACAATTGGGAAAACTTATCCAGTTATTTTAAGTATTCTGGGCAAGTTAGGAAGCTGATTTACACCACCAATCCAATTGAGGGGTTGCATAGACAAATCAGGAAATTTACTAAAACTAAGGGTTCATTTACTAGTACAAATGCCTTGTACAAACAGGTATATTGTGCTATAAAAAAGGTAGAGCAAAAGTGGATTATGGCTCTCCCTAATTGGGCTTTAACTATTTCTCAACTTGATATTTTCTTTCCAGATAGATTGAAAATTGAGTTGAACTAA